A portion of the Stigmatella aurantiaca DW4/3-1 genome contains these proteins:
- a CDS encoding TonB-dependent receptor, which translates to MSLNMKARGVLAAASLLVSAPALAQVPPPQPEAQAAAPQLTKAPELVRSVQAQYPAEAAAQGLTADVRLIVTISEEGTVTEVKPAEPVGHGFDEAAVEAVRQFRFTPAEVDGVSAPVQVEYVYHFTLTEAPAPGAGQEGEDAPRETATLTGRLLSRGSRSRVAGATVRCGEDPEAPEATSDAEGRFTLRVVPGECEVRVIASNFQRYQTTETLKPHETAEVVFYLVPAGGAFETVVRSERPKKEVVRRTVTREEAQKTPGTFGDPVRVIQTLPGVARAPFIAGDLLVRGSNPGQSSTLMDGVNIPILFHLLGGPSVVNAEFLDTLDFYPGGYGSQYGRAVGGVVDVTTRKGASDTLHGSVKVDLLDAGFFLEAPVAKGVSVAASARRSYIDALLPLFLPEEEGETLSVVPRYWDYQLRVDFGARKKEGEGEEAPERRSTGYIMAFGSDDQLTLVSSGESQANDLSLSSHTLFHRLKGDWTYRVGKITSVFAPYAGIDKYDTEVGSSYTEKDTVYSLGARETLALELSSAITLRTGVDVMFEHGRFDVVADAPPGFEYVPFPGASPEAESLEEKLRITGFDGALFLESDYKLGAFTLTPGMRANLQIVGSQRNVALDPRLWARYTANEHTALKGSAGLYSQPPDTPRFAFLPYGNPRLGYQRAFQASLGVEQRVASRFQVDLTAFFNRRFKNVVSPGQVLTQPDGTIVQERFSNEGLGRAYGLELMVKKERASPTDKWFGWLSYTLSRAEDGREEPLPAIRDNVIDGGTGDTAYGLSPWDQTHILTLVGSYVLGNGWELGGRFRYTAGRPVTPLDHRHDVYGSDGNVYRPTYGPYFSARAAGFHQLDVRVDKSWQMESWTLTAYLDVQNLYNAKNAEFVFNDYRYRDEYEVPGIPLLPVVGVKGSF; encoded by the coding sequence ATGTCCTTGAACATGAAAGCCCGTGGCGTGCTCGCGGCCGCCTCGCTCTTGGTGAGTGCCCCCGCGCTCGCGCAAGTCCCCCCCCCGCAGCCGGAGGCGCAGGCGGCCGCGCCACAGCTCACCAAGGCGCCCGAACTGGTGAGGTCCGTGCAGGCGCAGTACCCGGCGGAGGCCGCCGCGCAGGGGCTCACCGCCGATGTGCGGCTCATCGTCACCATTTCCGAGGAGGGCACGGTCACCGAGGTGAAGCCCGCCGAGCCGGTGGGCCACGGTTTCGACGAGGCGGCGGTGGAGGCGGTGCGCCAGTTCCGCTTCACCCCCGCCGAGGTGGACGGCGTGTCGGCCCCCGTGCAGGTCGAGTACGTCTACCATTTCACCCTCACCGAGGCCCCGGCGCCCGGGGCGGGACAGGAGGGTGAGGACGCCCCACGGGAGACGGCCACGCTCACCGGCCGGCTCCTCTCGCGCGGCAGCCGCTCGCGCGTGGCGGGGGCCACGGTGCGCTGTGGGGAGGATCCGGAAGCGCCGGAGGCCACCTCGGACGCGGAGGGCCGCTTCACGCTCCGGGTGGTGCCGGGGGAGTGCGAGGTGCGCGTCATTGCCTCGAACTTCCAGCGCTACCAGACCACCGAGACGCTGAAGCCCCACGAGACGGCGGAAGTCGTCTTCTACCTGGTGCCGGCGGGAGGGGCGTTCGAGACGGTGGTGCGCTCCGAGCGGCCGAAGAAGGAAGTGGTCCGCCGCACCGTGACCCGGGAGGAGGCGCAGAAGACGCCGGGCACCTTTGGAGATCCGGTCCGCGTCATCCAGACGCTGCCGGGCGTGGCGCGAGCGCCCTTCATCGCCGGAGACTTGCTGGTGCGAGGCTCCAACCCGGGCCAGTCGTCCACGTTGATGGACGGGGTGAACATCCCCATCCTCTTCCACCTGCTCGGGGGGCCCTCGGTGGTGAACGCCGAGTTCCTCGACACGCTGGACTTCTACCCGGGCGGCTACGGAAGCCAGTACGGGCGCGCGGTGGGCGGGGTGGTGGACGTCACCACCCGCAAGGGGGCCAGCGACACGCTGCACGGCTCGGTGAAGGTGGACCTGCTGGACGCGGGCTTCTTCCTGGAGGCCCCGGTGGCCAAGGGCGTCAGCGTGGCCGCCTCGGCCCGGCGCTCCTACATCGACGCGCTGCTGCCCTTGTTCTTGCCGGAGGAGGAGGGCGAGACGCTCTCGGTGGTGCCGCGCTACTGGGACTACCAGCTCCGCGTGGACTTCGGGGCCCGGAAGAAGGAAGGGGAGGGGGAGGAGGCCCCGGAGCGGCGCAGCACGGGCTACATCATGGCGTTCGGCTCGGATGACCAGCTCACCCTGGTGTCCTCGGGCGAGAGCCAGGCCAACGACCTGTCGCTGTCGTCCCACACCCTCTTTCACCGGCTCAAGGGGGACTGGACCTACCGTGTCGGAAAAATCACCTCGGTGTTCGCGCCCTACGCGGGCATCGACAAGTACGACACGGAGGTGGGCTCCTCCTACACGGAGAAGGACACCGTCTACTCGCTGGGGGCCCGCGAGACGCTGGCGCTGGAGCTGTCCTCCGCCATCACCCTGCGCACCGGCGTGGACGTGATGTTCGAGCACGGACGCTTCGACGTCGTGGCCGACGCCCCGCCGGGCTTCGAGTACGTGCCCTTCCCGGGCGCATCCCCCGAGGCGGAGAGCCTCGAGGAGAAGCTGCGCATCACGGGCTTCGATGGGGCGCTGTTCCTGGAGTCGGATTACAAGCTGGGCGCCTTCACCCTCACACCGGGCATGCGCGCCAACCTCCAGATCGTGGGCAGCCAGCGCAACGTGGCGTTGGATCCCCGGCTGTGGGCGCGGTACACGGCCAACGAGCACACCGCGCTGAAGGGCTCGGCGGGCCTCTACAGCCAGCCTCCGGACACGCCCCGGTTCGCGTTTCTGCCCTACGGCAATCCCCGCCTGGGCTACCAGCGGGCGTTCCAGGCCAGCCTCGGCGTGGAGCAGCGGGTGGCCAGCCGCTTCCAGGTGGACCTCACGGCCTTCTTCAACCGCCGCTTCAAGAACGTGGTGTCTCCGGGGCAAGTCCTCACCCAGCCGGATGGCACCATTGTCCAGGAGCGCTTCAGCAACGAGGGCCTGGGCCGCGCGTATGGTTTGGAGTTGATGGTGAAGAAGGAGCGGGCCTCCCCCACGGACAAGTGGTTCGGCTGGCTCTCGTACACGCTCAGCCGCGCCGAGGACGGACGCGAGGAGCCGTTGCCAGCCATCCGCGACAACGTCATCGATGGGGGCACGGGGGACACGGCGTACGGCCTGAGCCCGTGGGACCAGACGCACATCCTCACGCTGGTGGGCAGCTACGTGCTCGGCAATGGCTGGGAGCTGGGCGGCCGTTTCCGGTACACGGCGGGCCGGCCGGTGACGCCGCTGGACCACCGGCATGACGTGTACGGGTCGGACGGGAACGTGTACCGGCCCACGTATGGCCCGTACTTTTCCGCGCGGGCGGCGGGCTTCCACCAGCTCGATGTGCGCGTGGACAAGAGCTGGCAGATGGAGAGCTGGACGCTCACCGCGTACCTGGACGTGCAGAACCTCTACAACGCGAAGAACGCCGAGTTCGTCTTCAATGACTACCGCTACCGGGACGAGTACGAGGTGCCGGGCATTCCGTTGCTCCCCGTGGTGGGCGTGAAAGGAAGCTTCTGA
- a CDS encoding energy transducer TonB, producing MRQGVLDEEAAKVPRGGNGWLVGFMLGSIGLHGGGLALLHLRSAAPPEPRRAMEMVMVEVTRPVPPPPPPEVKEEPKPAPPPPKAVRPPRLKVAEAPRPLSPPPVEAPPPPNDTPAPLKAPLVVGLSMSSTTSAGSFAAPVGNTLYGRTADKARAPSEVKAYAAPKYTPIYQVDSEPRLASEVKVPYPEEARRAGIEGTVTLSITIDTEGRVVAARVLSGPGHGLEAAAREAILRFRFKPALKAGEAVSTEMKYAYTFLLD from the coding sequence ATGAGGCAGGGTGTCCTCGACGAAGAGGCGGCCAAGGTGCCGCGCGGTGGCAACGGGTGGCTGGTGGGCTTCATGCTGGGCTCGATCGGGCTGCACGGGGGAGGGTTGGCACTGCTCCACCTGCGGTCGGCGGCCCCTCCCGAGCCGCGGCGGGCGATGGAGATGGTGATGGTGGAGGTGACGCGGCCGGTGCCCCCGCCTCCTCCGCCCGAGGTGAAGGAGGAGCCGAAGCCCGCGCCGCCGCCCCCGAAGGCGGTGCGCCCTCCCCGGCTCAAGGTGGCCGAGGCCCCCCGGCCCTTGTCCCCTCCACCGGTGGAGGCGCCCCCGCCCCCCAACGACACGCCCGCGCCCCTGAAGGCGCCCCTGGTGGTGGGCCTGTCGATGTCCTCCACCACGAGCGCGGGGAGCTTCGCGGCCCCGGTGGGCAATACGCTGTATGGCCGCACGGCGGACAAGGCCCGCGCCCCGTCGGAGGTGAAGGCATACGCGGCGCCGAAGTACACGCCCATCTACCAGGTGGACAGCGAGCCCCGGCTCGCGAGCGAAGTGAAGGTGCCCTACCCGGAGGAGGCGCGCCGCGCGGGCATCGAGGGCACGGTGACGCTGTCCATCACCATCGATACCGAGGGCCGAGTCGTGGCCGCCCGGGTCCTCTCGGGTCCCGGCCATGGGCTCGAGGCGGCCGCGCGCGAAGCCATCCTGCGCTTTCGCTTCAAACCTGCCCTCAAGGCCGGTGAGGCTGTCTCCACCGAAATGAAGTATGCCTACACATTCCTGCTCGACTGA
- a CDS encoding ExbD/TolR family protein, with product MAGGAQDNDEEITGINVTPLVDVVLVLLIIFMVTANFIVRETVEVDLPRAANGGETVQGLVNVVLDKDGKLFFDGTELSEAELSRKVTEAVAKDKDTRAIISADQSIPYGRVMRLIDVVKGQGIAKFALNIEKDVRPTPSPG from the coding sequence ATGGCCGGCGGCGCGCAGGACAACGACGAGGAAATCACCGGCATCAACGTCACGCCGCTGGTGGACGTGGTGCTGGTGCTGCTCATCATCTTCATGGTGACGGCCAACTTCATCGTGCGCGAGACGGTGGAGGTGGACCTGCCCCGGGCCGCCAACGGTGGTGAGACGGTGCAGGGGCTGGTCAACGTGGTGCTCGACAAGGACGGGAAGCTCTTCTTCGACGGCACGGAGCTGTCCGAGGCGGAGCTGTCGCGCAAGGTGACCGAGGCGGTGGCCAAGGACAAGGACACCCGGGCCATCATCAGCGCGGACCAGTCCATTCCCTACGGCCGGGTGATGCGGCTCATCGACGTGGTGAAGGGCCAGGGCATCGCCAAGTTCGCCCTCAACATCGAGAAGGACGTGCGCCCCACGCCCTCGCCAGGCTGA
- a CDS encoding MotA/TolQ/ExbB proton channel family protein, with product MSSMFVLAQASPEQLGWLSSKLLGVTLTSAEWVLWVLTVLSVLSIAIMLERALYFARHRLSQSEALAVRLSRGEFEAVRAAVKGRRGMEAAVLQEALAASSRGADAVEQLIASVVARERPQYERFLSFLGTLGNNAPFIGLFGTVLGIIKAFHDLGSLSAKGGAIQQTVMAGISEALVATAVGLAVAIPAVVAFNVFNRQLKTLTSRTTALGHALVGSLRSEAN from the coding sequence ATGTCGTCCATGTTCGTGCTCGCCCAGGCCTCCCCGGAGCAGCTGGGGTGGCTCAGCAGCAAGTTGCTCGGAGTGACGCTCACCAGCGCCGAGTGGGTGTTGTGGGTGCTGACCGTCCTGTCGGTGCTCTCCATCGCCATCATGCTGGAGCGCGCGCTGTACTTCGCGCGCCACCGGCTCTCCCAGTCCGAGGCGCTGGCGGTGCGGTTGTCCCGGGGGGAATTCGAGGCCGTGCGCGCGGCGGTGAAGGGCCGCCGCGGCATGGAGGCGGCCGTCCTCCAGGAAGCGCTGGCCGCATCCTCGCGGGGCGCGGACGCCGTGGAGCAGCTCATCGCCTCCGTCGTCGCCCGGGAGCGTCCGCAGTATGAGCGCTTCCTCTCCTTCCTGGGCACGCTGGGCAACAACGCGCCCTTCATCGGGCTGTTCGGCACGGTGCTCGGCATCATCAAGGCGTTCCACGACCTGGGCTCGCTCAGCGCCAAGGGGGGGGCCATCCAGCAGACGGTGATGGCGGGCATCTCCGAGGCGCTCGTGGCCACGGCGGTGGGGCTCGCGGTGGCGATTCCGGCGGTGGTGGCCTTCAACGTCTTCAACCGCCAGCTCAAGACGCTCACCAGCCGCACCACGGCGCTGGGCCACGCGCTCGTGGGCAGCCTGCGCTCGGAGGCGAACTAG
- a CDS encoding DUF4340 domain-containing protein: protein MKKGTIIVLGVFAVLLVAVLATREDHVSVGVRKLELPKVDKEKATALELGGARSVRLEKDGAVWRVMDPKKPDPKYVAEESLVTSALDALGQVRNPDFVTGRAQTHAEYGLDEAQGLTLKVVQPGAPDFQLVLGKAAKNGGAYVRKAGTDEVFVARGWLEGALRKDVKDWRKRALLSLQVEDLTQLTLRSKEGEALTLNAGDKPGAWSVAEGTVLPPGFRFDPSLADQLARQLASLSAQDFLEGEAAADAATGLGGPHDTVEAKLKDGKSVTVHIAPAPAGQKDAAVAARVDGDPQVYQLAAYSADALRKRLADLRDLHLFRFDPTKVTKLKLQTGTTVVQAARHGDQWQVIEPRPLPAGFDFESNQVESVLGWVGSLRAERVLDGAMTDAQLGVGKPSALIEVSLEGVAPQILRLGKEAPADAEGLKSVYARSTIDAQAYAVPEFVKTRLAQGLQLFKKPEMPPGGPRQVGGLDQLPPELRKQLEAQMRARQMQGQ from the coding sequence ATGAAGAAGGGAACGATCATCGTCTTGGGCGTCTTCGCGGTGCTGCTCGTGGCGGTGCTGGCCACCCGCGAGGACCACGTGAGCGTGGGGGTGCGGAAGCTCGAGCTGCCGAAGGTGGACAAGGAGAAGGCCACCGCCCTCGAGCTGGGGGGCGCGCGCTCGGTCCGCCTGGAGAAGGACGGGGCGGTGTGGCGGGTGATGGACCCGAAGAAGCCGGACCCGAAGTACGTGGCGGAGGAGTCCCTGGTCACCAGCGCCCTGGACGCGCTGGGCCAGGTGCGCAACCCCGACTTCGTGACGGGGCGCGCGCAGACGCATGCGGAGTACGGGTTGGATGAGGCCCAGGGGCTCACGCTCAAGGTGGTGCAGCCGGGCGCCCCGGACTTCCAGCTGGTGCTTGGCAAGGCCGCGAAGAATGGCGGCGCCTACGTGCGCAAGGCGGGCACGGACGAGGTGTTCGTGGCGCGCGGCTGGCTGGAGGGGGCGCTGCGCAAGGACGTGAAGGACTGGCGCAAGCGCGCCCTGCTCTCGCTCCAGGTGGAGGACCTCACGCAGCTCACCCTGCGCTCGAAGGAGGGCGAGGCGCTGACCCTGAACGCCGGTGACAAGCCGGGGGCGTGGAGCGTGGCGGAAGGGACGGTGCTTCCCCCGGGGTTCCGGTTCGATCCGTCGCTGGCCGACCAGCTGGCGCGGCAGCTGGCCTCGCTCAGCGCCCAGGACTTCCTCGAAGGGGAGGCGGCGGCGGACGCGGCCACGGGGCTGGGCGGTCCGCACGACACGGTCGAGGCGAAGCTCAAGGACGGCAAGAGCGTCACCGTTCATATTGCCCCCGCGCCCGCGGGCCAGAAGGACGCGGCCGTGGCGGCCCGGGTCGATGGGGATCCGCAGGTGTATCAGCTCGCGGCCTACAGCGCGGACGCGCTGCGCAAGCGCCTGGCGGACCTGAGGGACCTGCACCTGTTCCGGTTCGATCCCACCAAGGTGACGAAGCTCAAGCTCCAGACGGGCACGACGGTGGTCCAGGCGGCGAGGCACGGCGATCAGTGGCAGGTGATTGAGCCGAGGCCGCTGCCAGCCGGCTTCGACTTCGAGTCCAACCAGGTGGAGTCCGTGCTGGGGTGGGTGGGCTCGCTGCGCGCGGAGCGCGTCCTCGACGGCGCGATGACCGATGCCCAGCTGGGGGTGGGCAAGCCATCGGCGCTCATCGAGGTGTCTCTCGAAGGCGTGGCACCGCAGATTCTGCGGCTGGGCAAGGAGGCACCCGCGGACGCGGAGGGCCTGAAGTCCGTTTATGCCCGGAGCACCATCGACGCGCAGGCCTACGCGGTGCCCGAGTTCGTGAAGACGCGGCTGGCCCAGGGGCTCCAGCTCTTCAAGAAGCCGGAGATGCCCCCGGGCGGGCCCCGTCAGGTGGGCGGGCTGGACCAGTTGCCGCCGGAGCTGCGCAAGCAGCTGGAGGCCCAGATGCGCGCGCGGCAGATGCAGGGGCAGTAG
- a CDS encoding GldG family protein, with product MRKNTLNATVLLLGITGSLILLNILGLRAFTRLDFTRDKAYTLSEASRKAMEELEDPVTVTAYFTDKLPPPYSSNARYVRDLLEEYRAASKGKLSFEFLDPMTQETDADKEAKRETKRDIFGRSFREPTSVERELAQEGVQPVEVRVVEDDQVQTKRAYMGIILKHQEKKEVIPVVADTQTLEYDFTTLVRKLTRPKTPVIGVLQGHGEPGLQEKLRRLQQLLSQLYEVRPVELGEGERVDAAVDALLVIGPKTALKPNELKAIDQFLMGGKSAAFFLDAIQVDPRNFEPSDAEHGLGPLLATYGVKLGDQLVADARSGQLSMQEQRGFMVIDVPVPYPFIPLLAQLEGDSPVSKGIGGVLLPFTTQVTLQPPEGVQGTVLAKSSKTSWLESKPFNINPRRDWREENPTVGGPYPLIVQVSGKLKSHFAEEASTSAPVPVLAESQGEPRVIVAGGSSALWDDFMGSANQAFLLNVADWLLLDSGLLNMRARGYAGAPLDKDLTDGTRNAVKYGNVLGIPFLLTAFGLVRWRMREARRARVTV from the coding sequence ATGAGAAAGAATACCCTCAACGCCACCGTCCTGCTGCTCGGCATCACCGGCAGCCTCATCCTGCTCAACATCCTCGGCCTGCGTGCCTTCACGCGCCTGGACTTCACCCGGGACAAGGCCTACACGCTGTCCGAGGCGTCCCGGAAGGCGATGGAGGAGCTGGAGGATCCGGTCACCGTCACCGCCTACTTCACCGACAAGCTGCCGCCGCCGTATTCGAGCAACGCCCGCTACGTGAGGGACTTGCTCGAGGAGTACCGCGCCGCGTCCAAGGGCAAGCTCAGCTTCGAGTTCCTGGACCCGATGACGCAGGAGACGGACGCCGACAAGGAGGCGAAGCGGGAGACGAAGCGCGACATCTTCGGCCGCTCGTTCCGGGAGCCCACGTCGGTGGAGCGCGAGCTGGCCCAGGAGGGCGTGCAGCCGGTGGAGGTCCGCGTCGTCGAGGACGATCAGGTGCAGACCAAGCGGGCCTACATGGGCATCATCCTCAAGCACCAGGAGAAGAAGGAAGTCATCCCGGTGGTGGCCGATACCCAGACGCTCGAGTACGACTTCACCACGCTGGTGCGCAAGCTCACGCGCCCCAAGACGCCCGTCATTGGCGTGCTGCAAGGGCATGGCGAGCCGGGGCTCCAGGAGAAGCTGCGCCGGCTGCAACAGCTGCTCAGCCAGCTCTATGAAGTCCGTCCGGTGGAGCTGGGGGAGGGCGAGCGGGTGGACGCGGCGGTGGATGCACTGCTCGTCATCGGACCCAAGACGGCGCTCAAGCCCAACGAGCTCAAGGCCATCGACCAGTTCCTGATGGGGGGCAAGAGCGCGGCGTTCTTCCTGGATGCGATCCAGGTGGATCCGCGCAACTTCGAGCCCTCGGACGCGGAGCACGGGCTGGGGCCGCTGCTGGCCACCTACGGGGTGAAGCTGGGAGATCAGCTCGTGGCGGACGCGCGCTCCGGGCAGCTGTCCATGCAGGAGCAGCGCGGCTTCATGGTCATCGACGTGCCGGTGCCCTACCCGTTCATCCCGCTGCTGGCGCAGCTGGAGGGGGACAGCCCGGTGTCCAAGGGGATTGGCGGGGTGCTGCTGCCCTTCACCACCCAGGTGACGCTCCAGCCGCCGGAGGGCGTGCAGGGCACGGTGCTCGCGAAGTCCTCGAAGACGAGCTGGCTGGAGTCCAAGCCCTTCAACATCAACCCGCGCCGCGACTGGCGCGAGGAGAACCCCACCGTGGGGGGGCCGTACCCGCTCATCGTCCAGGTGTCCGGCAAGCTCAAGAGCCACTTCGCCGAGGAGGCCAGCACGAGCGCCCCCGTGCCGGTGCTGGCCGAGAGCCAGGGCGAGCCCCGCGTCATCGTCGCGGGGGGCTCGTCGGCGCTGTGGGATGACTTCATGGGCTCGGCCAACCAGGCCTTCCTGCTCAACGTGGCCGACTGGCTGCTGCTCGACTCGGGGCTGTTGAACATGCGGGCCCGGGGGTACGCGGGGGCGCCGCTGGACAAGGACCTCACGGACGGCACGCGCAACGCGGTGAAGTATGGCAACGTGCTGGGCATCCCCTTTCTGCTGACCGCTTTCGGTCTGGTGCGCTGGCGGATGCGCGAGGCTCGCCGCGCCCGCGTCACCGTCTGA
- a CDS encoding ABC transporter permease subunit, with protein MGMTLAVARREFKSFFNSPVAYIVLGGFLLTSGWLYFSTLFVAGQASLRGFFGLAPVLFVVFVPAVTMRLIAEERKSGTLELLLTMPLHDWQVVTGKFLAALGMVGVGLLLTLPYPLSVAALTAEGASFDWGPVVMGYVGLLLMASSFLAIGLWASALSRNQIVGFIVGLVLCFGFYFIDKFAVVLPQTLSELLQYLSVDYHFENIARGVLDSRDVLFYVTLTGVGLGLTTRTLSNVRQ; from the coding sequence ATGGGAATGACACTCGCCGTGGCCCGGCGTGAGTTCAAGAGTTTCTTCAATTCGCCGGTGGCATACATCGTGCTCGGCGGATTCTTGCTCACGTCGGGTTGGCTGTATTTCAGCACGCTGTTCGTCGCGGGGCAGGCTTCGCTGCGCGGCTTCTTTGGTTTGGCCCCGGTGCTGTTCGTGGTGTTCGTGCCGGCGGTGACCATGCGGCTCATCGCCGAGGAGCGGAAGTCGGGCACGCTGGAGCTCCTGCTCACGATGCCCTTGCATGACTGGCAGGTGGTGACGGGCAAGTTCCTCGCGGCCCTGGGCATGGTGGGCGTGGGGTTGCTGCTCACCTTGCCTTACCCCCTGAGCGTGGCGGCGCTCACCGCGGAGGGGGCCTCGTTCGACTGGGGCCCGGTGGTGATGGGCTACGTGGGCCTGCTGCTCATGGCCTCGAGCTTCCTGGCCATCGGGCTGTGGGCGAGCGCGCTCAGCCGCAACCAGATCGTCGGGTTCATCGTCGGCCTGGTGCTGTGCTTTGGCTTCTACTTCATCGACAAGTTCGCGGTGGTGCTGCCCCAGACGCTCTCGGAGCTCTTGCAGTACCTGTCGGTGGACTACCACTTCGAGAACATCGCCCGGGGCGTGCTCGACTCGCGCGATGTCCTCTTCTACGTCACGCTCACCGGGGTGGGTCTGGGTTTGACCACGCGCACGCTGAGCAACGTTCGTCAGTGA
- a CDS encoding ATP-binding cassette domain-containing protein, which translates to MIRIEGLTKSYGNAQALRGVSFEVPRGQVVGFLGPNGAGKSTTMKILAGFVTPTSGVAQVNGMDVTVDSVVTRRLIGYLPENNPLYEEMMVRDYLDFIADVRGVPREQRQARIRSAVDRCGLSAVLGKDIQQLSKGYRQRVGLAQAILHDPDLLILDEPTSGLDPNQIVEIRNLIRDLGREKTVILSTHILSEVQSTCSRVLIISEGKVVADDAPERLTTGEGGTVTVVLAPRSGAPLQPEQVRAVLAQVPGVTGVEAGEAEGGGTLGFHLRYGAEDIRRALFEAAVRHDFCLLEMKRQHVSLEETFRKLTGGEATNAGAPPRAA; encoded by the coding sequence ATGATTCGCATCGAGGGCCTGACGAAGTCCTATGGCAATGCACAGGCATTGCGCGGGGTGAGCTTCGAGGTCCCCCGGGGGCAGGTGGTGGGCTTCCTGGGTCCCAACGGTGCTGGCAAATCCACCACCATGAAAATCCTGGCGGGCTTTGTCACACCGACCTCGGGGGTGGCCCAGGTCAATGGCATGGATGTCACGGTGGACTCGGTCGTCACGCGGCGGCTGATCGGCTACCTGCCGGAGAACAACCCCCTGTATGAGGAGATGATGGTCCGGGATTACCTGGACTTCATCGCGGACGTGCGCGGGGTGCCCCGGGAGCAGCGCCAGGCGCGGATCCGCTCCGCGGTGGACCGGTGTGGGCTGAGCGCCGTGCTGGGCAAGGACATCCAGCAACTGTCCAAAGGCTACCGGCAGCGTGTGGGATTGGCCCAGGCCATCCTCCATGACCCGGACCTGCTCATCCTCGACGAGCCGACGAGCGGCCTGGACCCGAACCAGATTGTGGAGATCCGCAACCTCATCCGGGACCTGGGCCGGGAGAAGACGGTCATCCTGAGCACGCACATCCTGAGCGAGGTGCAGAGCACGTGCAGCCGGGTGCTCATCATCAGCGAGGGCAAGGTGGTGGCGGACGACGCGCCCGAGCGGCTCACCACGGGCGAGGGCGGCACGGTGACGGTGGTGCTGGCGCCGCGCTCCGGGGCCCCGCTGCAGCCCGAGCAGGTGCGCGCGGTGCTGGCGCAGGTGCCGGGCGTCACCGGGGTGGAGGCGGGCGAGGCGGAGGGCGGTGGCACGCTGGGCTTCCACCTGCGCTATGGCGCGGAGGACATCCGCCGGGCGCTCTTCGAGGCGGCGGTGCGCCATGACTTCTGCCTGCTGGAGATGAAGCGCCAGCACGTGAGCTTGGAGGAGACCTTCCGCAAGCTCACCGGCGGTGAGGCCACGAACGCCGGAGCCCCGCCCCGCGCGGCGTGA